In Eupeodes corollae chromosome 3, idEupCoro1.1, whole genome shotgun sequence, a single genomic region encodes these proteins:
- the LOC129952221 gene encoding uncharacterized protein LOC129952221 isoform X1, whose translation MCIQMNRIVLFLFCLNCLCSVKAFLVTGLSEVSPQVTQVTHVISEDGEPEPIILKCDYDAENYQSSLLVKWLKDGKPIYQWIKGHEPSVFPSSKGLIDEKYEVSNDVNYKYSAIRFPEPTNNISGDYSCMVTMNSTQTIHIHLQIVDVSQLNFKLDYETSSNETLVTCAVENVYPKPSLLITSEDDDINFTKIWEKYDPEINGYFNATSVVSASQFDTNDEITCTLSFLGSEYNKTQTLTSSAAIIKSTALILTTVLVLLLNVY comes from the exons atgtgcATCCAAATGAAtcgaattgttttatttttattttgtttaaattgtttgtgttctGTGAAAG CTTTTCTTGTTACAGGTCTCAGTGAAGTTTCACCGCAAGTTACTCAAGTAACTCATGTTATATCCGAGGATGGTGAGCCTGAACCGATTATATTAAAATGCGATTATGATGCGGAAAACTACCAATCGTCATTGCTTGTAAAATGGCTCAAAGACGGCAAACCAATTTATCAATGGATTAAAGGACACGAACCATCTGTTTTC CCTTCATCAAAAGGACTAATCGATGAAAAATATGAAGTTTCAAACGATGTAAACTACAAATATAGTGCGATCAGATTCCCTGAGCctacaaacaatatttctggCGACTACAGTTGTATGGTTACAATGAATTCAACTCAGACCATTCATATTCATCTTCAGATAGTTGATGTTagccaattaaattttaaactcgaTTATGAAACTTCAAGCAACGAAACCCTTGTGACATGTGCAGTTGAAAACGTTTATCCCAAACCATCTCTGCTAATAAC gaGCGAAGACGATGACATAAACTTCACCAAAATCTGGGAGAAATATGATCCGGAAATCAATGGTTACTTCAATGCCACTTCCGTTGTATCTGCCAGCCAGTTTGATACTAACGATGAAATAACTTGTACGCTATCTTTTCTTGGAAGTGAATATAATAAAACTCAAACCTTGACATCCTCAGCTGCAATCATCAAAAGCACCGCATTGAttttgacaacagtacttgtgTTGCTTTTAAATGTGTATTAA
- the LOC129952221 gene encoding uncharacterized protein LOC129952221 isoform X2, whose product MCIQMNRIVLFLFCLNCLCSVKGLSEVSPQVTQVTHVISEDGEPEPIILKCDYDAENYQSSLLVKWLKDGKPIYQWIKGHEPSVFPSSKGLIDEKYEVSNDVNYKYSAIRFPEPTNNISGDYSCMVTMNSTQTIHIHLQIVDVSQLNFKLDYETSSNETLVTCAVENVYPKPSLLITSEDDDINFTKIWEKYDPEINGYFNATSVVSASQFDTNDEITCTLSFLGSEYNKTQTLTSSAAIIKSTALILTTVLVLLLNVY is encoded by the exons atgtgcATCCAAATGAAtcgaattgttttatttttattttgtttaaattgtttgtgttctGTGAAAG GTCTCAGTGAAGTTTCACCGCAAGTTACTCAAGTAACTCATGTTATATCCGAGGATGGTGAGCCTGAACCGATTATATTAAAATGCGATTATGATGCGGAAAACTACCAATCGTCATTGCTTGTAAAATGGCTCAAAGACGGCAAACCAATTTATCAATGGATTAAAGGACACGAACCATCTGTTTTC CCTTCATCAAAAGGACTAATCGATGAAAAATATGAAGTTTCAAACGATGTAAACTACAAATATAGTGCGATCAGATTCCCTGAGCctacaaacaatatttctggCGACTACAGTTGTATGGTTACAATGAATTCAACTCAGACCATTCATATTCATCTTCAGATAGTTGATGTTagccaattaaattttaaactcgaTTATGAAACTTCAAGCAACGAAACCCTTGTGACATGTGCAGTTGAAAACGTTTATCCCAAACCATCTCTGCTAATAAC gaGCGAAGACGATGACATAAACTTCACCAAAATCTGGGAGAAATATGATCCGGAAATCAATGGTTACTTCAATGCCACTTCCGTTGTATCTGCCAGCCAGTTTGATACTAACGATGAAATAACTTGTACGCTATCTTTTCTTGGAAGTGAATATAATAAAACTCAAACCTTGACATCCTCAGCTGCAATCATCAAAAGCACCGCATTGAttttgacaacagtacttgtgTTGCTTTTAAATGTGTATTAA